A genomic window from Anolis carolinensis isolate JA03-04 unplaced genomic scaffold, rAnoCar3.1.pri scaffold_13, whole genome shotgun sequence includes:
- the cyp2w3 gene encoding cytochrome P450 2W1 isoform X1, with amino-acid sequence MAPWASVLSNSGTMALLLVLLLLVTFWFFRSPGKSSLRMPPGPLPLPIIGNLHLLDITRQDVSFIKLSKTYGPVYTLHFGSRKVVVLVGHEAVKEALLSKDNEFINRPYIPIFYKIQHGNGIFFSDGDLWKTIRRFTLACMRELGMGKNQMERKIQEELHFLIEMINSHKGEPFPLKAFIGAPTNITFILLFGDRFDYADPTFVTFLGLIDDVMTLLGKPFLHVFNALPYLGFLLKPHKTILRKIGETNAILHRYIQGAKQGVSENSMGSYIDGLLFRQKEEEKSESKKMFYDANITASVLDLVMAGTETTATTMQWAVLIMMKYPEIQRKVQEEIKRILGSERVPTYEDRKHMPFTLAVIHEVQRFSSVVLQFPRCTAVDTHFRGYFIPKGTMVIPSLTSVLYDETQWETPYKFNPNHFLDDAGNFVAKEAFVPFSIGRRNCAGESLARMEIFLFFVGLLQKFTFRPPPGMTEADLDLAFEPAFTRRPQPYSTCAVAQE; translated from the exons ATGGCTCCTTGGGCTTCAGTACTTTCCAACTCGGGGACCATGGCTTTGCTGcttgtgttgctgttgttggtgACCTTCTGGTTTTTCCGCAGCCCTGGAAAGTCTTCTCTGCGCATGCCTCCGGGTCCTCTTCCACTCCCCATCATCGGCAACTTGCATTTGCTGGACATTACAAGGCAAGATGTATCATTTATAAAG CTTTCCAAAACGTATGGTCCGGTCTACACGCTCCACTTTGGTTCGCGGAAAGTCGTGGTGCTGGTCGGCCACGAGGCCGTGAAGGAGGCCCTTCTTAGCAAAGACAACGAGTTCATAAACAGGCCCTACATCCCCATCTTCTACAAGATCCAGCATGGAAATG GCATATTCTTCTCTGACGGGGATTTGTGGAAAACCATCCGCCGCTTCACCTTGGCCTGCATGCGAGAACTCGGGATGGGGAAGAACCAAATGGAGAGGAAGATTCAGGAAGAGCTCCACTTCCTGATTGAGATGATCAATTCTCATAAAG gTGAACCGTTTccattaaaggcttttattggcGCCCCGACAAACATCACCTTCATTCTTCTGTTTGGAGACAGGTTTGACTATGCCGACCCGACCTTTGTCACTTTCCTGGGACTCATTGACGACGTGATGACCCTTTTGGGGAAACCGTTTTTACAC GTTTTCAACGCCCTCCCATACCTTGGTTTCCTATTGAAACCACACAAGACAATCTTGAGGAAAATTGGGGAAACCAATGCTATTCTGCACAGATACATCCAGGGCGCCAAGCAAGGTGTCAGTGAGAACTCCATGGGGAGCTACATTGACGGACTTCTGTTCAGGCAGAAGGAAGAG GAAAAAAGCGAATCCAAGAAAATGTTCTATGACGCCAACATAACAGCATCGGTCCTTGACCTCGTCATGGCCGGGACGGAGACCACGGCCACCACGATGCAATGGGCCGTTCTGATCATGATGAAATACCCTGAGATTCAAC GGAAAGTACAGGAGGAAATCAAGAGGATCCTTGGATCAGAGCGCGTCCCAACCTACGAAGACAGAAAGCACATGCCCTTCACCTTGGCCGTGATCCATGAGGTTCAGAGATTCTCCTCCGTCGTGCTACAATTCCCGCGCTGTACTGCCGTGGACACTCACTTCCGAGGCTACTTCATTCCCAAG GGCACAATGGTGATCCCTTCTCTCACGTCAGTACTTTATGACGAAACCCAGTGGGAAACTCCGTACAAGTTCAACCCCAACCACTTTCTGGATGATGCAGGGAACTTTGTGGCGAAAGAAGCCTTTGTTCCTTTCTCAATAG GCCGAAGGAATTGCGCTGGGGAGAGCTTGGCCCGGATGGAGATCTTCCTTTTCTTTGTGGGGCTGCTCCAGAAGTTCACCTTCCGTCCTCCTCCCGGGATGACCGAGGCGGACCTGGACCTCGCTTTCGAGCCGGCCTTCACCCGGCGGCCGCAGCCCTACTCCACTTGCGCCGTGGCCCAGGAATAG
- the cyp2w3 gene encoding cytochrome P450 2W1 isoform X2, whose product MPPGPLPLPIIGNLHLLDITRQDVSFIKLSKTYGPVYTLHFGSRKVVVLVGHEAVKEALLSKDNEFINRPYIPIFYKIQHGNGIFFSDGDLWKTIRRFTLACMRELGMGKNQMERKIQEELHFLIEMINSHKGEPFPLKAFIGAPTNITFILLFGDRFDYADPTFVTFLGLIDDVMTLLGKPFLHVFNALPYLGFLLKPHKTILRKIGETNAILHRYIQGAKQGVSENSMGSYIDGLLFRQKEEEKSESKKMFYDANITASVLDLVMAGTETTATTMQWAVLIMMKYPEIQRKVQEEIKRILGSERVPTYEDRKHMPFTLAVIHEVQRFSSVVLQFPRCTAVDTHFRGYFIPKGTMVIPSLTSVLYDETQWETPYKFNPNHFLDDAGNFVAKEAFVPFSIGRRNCAGESLARMEIFLFFVGLLQKFTFRPPPGMTEADLDLAFEPAFTRRPQPYSTCAVAQE is encoded by the exons ATGCCTCCGGGTCCTCTTCCACTCCCCATCATCGGCAACTTGCATTTGCTGGACATTACAAGGCAAGATGTATCATTTATAAAG CTTTCCAAAACGTATGGTCCGGTCTACACGCTCCACTTTGGTTCGCGGAAAGTCGTGGTGCTGGTCGGCCACGAGGCCGTGAAGGAGGCCCTTCTTAGCAAAGACAACGAGTTCATAAACAGGCCCTACATCCCCATCTTCTACAAGATCCAGCATGGAAATG GCATATTCTTCTCTGACGGGGATTTGTGGAAAACCATCCGCCGCTTCACCTTGGCCTGCATGCGAGAACTCGGGATGGGGAAGAACCAAATGGAGAGGAAGATTCAGGAAGAGCTCCACTTCCTGATTGAGATGATCAATTCTCATAAAG gTGAACCGTTTccattaaaggcttttattggcGCCCCGACAAACATCACCTTCATTCTTCTGTTTGGAGACAGGTTTGACTATGCCGACCCGACCTTTGTCACTTTCCTGGGACTCATTGACGACGTGATGACCCTTTTGGGGAAACCGTTTTTACAC GTTTTCAACGCCCTCCCATACCTTGGTTTCCTATTGAAACCACACAAGACAATCTTGAGGAAAATTGGGGAAACCAATGCTATTCTGCACAGATACATCCAGGGCGCCAAGCAAGGTGTCAGTGAGAACTCCATGGGGAGCTACATTGACGGACTTCTGTTCAGGCAGAAGGAAGAG GAAAAAAGCGAATCCAAGAAAATGTTCTATGACGCCAACATAACAGCATCGGTCCTTGACCTCGTCATGGCCGGGACGGAGACCACGGCCACCACGATGCAATGGGCCGTTCTGATCATGATGAAATACCCTGAGATTCAAC GGAAAGTACAGGAGGAAATCAAGAGGATCCTTGGATCAGAGCGCGTCCCAACCTACGAAGACAGAAAGCACATGCCCTTCACCTTGGCCGTGATCCATGAGGTTCAGAGATTCTCCTCCGTCGTGCTACAATTCCCGCGCTGTACTGCCGTGGACACTCACTTCCGAGGCTACTTCATTCCCAAG GGCACAATGGTGATCCCTTCTCTCACGTCAGTACTTTATGACGAAACCCAGTGGGAAACTCCGTACAAGTTCAACCCCAACCACTTTCTGGATGATGCAGGGAACTTTGTGGCGAAAGAAGCCTTTGTTCCTTTCTCAATAG GCCGAAGGAATTGCGCTGGGGAGAGCTTGGCCCGGATGGAGATCTTCCTTTTCTTTGTGGGGCTGCTCCAGAAGTTCACCTTCCGTCCTCCTCCCGGGATGACCGAGGCGGACCTGGACCTCGCTTTCGAGCCGGCCTTCACCCGGCGGCCGCAGCCCTACTCCACTTGCGCCGTGGCCCAGGAATAG